The following is a genomic window from Corvus moneduloides isolate bCorMon1 chromosome 7, bCorMon1.pri, whole genome shotgun sequence.
TGGCTCAATTATCTtagtactttttttctgctcctgtcGGCAATTCTCACCTCGATTTTGGGCCCAGAAATGTAAGCCCATTTTGGTCTTTGTAGTTGCAGAAACTTAACTCCATGACTAAATgttcatatttgaaaaaaaacctggttAGTAGTTTGGTCCCCGCTGACCAGCTATCTGGGACATTGCATTATATAATGCCTTTTTGAGAAAGAATTTTACAAGTAATAGAACATTATTTTTAGCAATTAAATGTATGTGTGTTACATTTTGGTTATCTCTAGCACGAAAGTGCTTGTTATTATGTAGGCTATAGGGGATGTACAAGGGGAAGCAGTTGTCAGTCGTTTTTGCATTTTGGAGTCCTACATGCTTTTCAGTGGCTGGCTGCTCAACAAAAGCAGATCAAACAATCTTACTCTTTTGTAGAGATTTATGGACACAGTCCATAAATCATGCACGTATACTGAAAGCCATTGATCAGAAGAGGAGTCTTCAGCTGAAGTGGTGCTGTGGAGTTCGATGTGTTACCACCGTTAAAAGATTTTGACACAATGTACCTtacattatttaatttattacatgGACTGCAATATGTTCACTGCACTGTGTGTTCTTTTGACTATTTCCTGTTGAGCAAAGTGATTCTGAGCTGAGGAATGATCTTTTAACACTTGCCAGttaaaacagaagggaaaatatttgtgtagaAGATTATGTTGTACCCCTTTTTTCCACTCCCAGTTTGTATAAGGTAGTCTGAGAGCTCATTATGCAAGACTGGTGCTTACTGATAAAACCGTAGGGAAACTCCCTCTCTTGACTAACCTTTGGTAGTTACAGAGCTGGTAGGAACAAATTGCATTGTTGCTTGTAGGTTAAGATTACAGAGACTGGATGGAGCAAGAAGGTTTAAGTCCAGTCAGATAGGAATGCAAAGGACAGGCATTTTCACTTCATTAATCCATTCAGAAACCTACCTTAAAGTATTTAAGATCTAGTTCAGTtacaagtaatttaaaatatgtcatttagaagaaaaaaaattatggttcTCGGTAATGCTTTAGTTATAAAGAGGACTTGgatttttaatacagaatttcCGTGGAGAGAACACTTGATTATAGGTTAACTCAAAAACTTCTGGGACAGAGCAGTCAAATTTGTATTTGGTTTTGATTAGGGCTAATGAATAAGAAAGGTTTCTAttgggtggggtttttggttttttttttttttttgttttgtttttttttcatataggTATGAAATTCTTGTGTGTCATGCACTTTTGAGATCGATCCAGGGACTAACCCCTGCTTATCTGAGGAGGCATAACAAAGAAGTTAACTGTAAACTAATCAGATGTATGGGATATAGTGTTGTTTCTAGAtgactttaaaatacaaaaattgaaCTGGTGTCATGGtatgagaaaaatattcctATCCTTTATGATACAACATAGTAAACATTTTATGATAAATGAATTataagttttggggtttttttcagtggagGGATAGGATCAAGTGTAGTttataaaattgttttgaatgttttccTGATCACATTTTTCAGCTACTGAAAATAGACACCAAAACCAGAATACCTTATGTAGGGCTTTAATTGTTACGTTCTGATAAATGTCAGATGTTAAATAGTCTTAAGCTgaactgaaggaagaaaacaagctgAGATTTTCATattgcttggtttggttttgagtACTTTGTTGTCACTTTTAAGAAATGGTGATGGGAGCTACTGTGTCGGTGGTACTAATAGTTCATAGAAAGAGAATGGACAAATAATCACTTGAAAGTGCTGCTTAGTGTTAATAAAATGGTTgcatttctgttatttctattaattttgCCAATCTCAATGATTATTCTATGGAGCAAATTAAATTGCAGTCTCTTTCCTCAGTTGTAATCTATTCATTGAAATTCAGCTTGTTTTAGTGGCCAGAGGTGCTTTTGTTGTCATGGAGACCCTTTCTATACCTGTGGGGCTTTTTGCATAACACTTGAAAGTGAGGCCTTTACTTCTGATCTCTTGCTGCAGTATCTAAGTTAGGGTAATGCCTCAAAAGCCTTAGacttcaccttttttttgtcCTAGGTCAAATGAGAGGACAGATGAGGGAGCTGCTATAAAGTActttaaaaagcccaaaacaacaaaactttcCTTTTACAGTGGTTCTCTCTAAGCCTGTTTCACTTCTTGGCTATCTCTTGAGGTTTCTTATGAAAGGTTTCCAGATTTGTTACTGCCTCCACTTCCCTATATTTTCAATATTCAGATCAGATACTGCGTTATTTTTGAGTTACAAGATGCATATGATAAGCCTGTTGTTCTTCAGGAATCCAGTGTATTGAATAGTTCCAGTAGAGACTGGAGAATTGGAGAAAGAGACACCCGTGAAACTCCTTGGAAGCTTACAGCGTCGTCTCCAACTCGCTACTCAGGGACACTTGATCATCCACATTCTGGAACATTTTTGGGAAGCAGAAGCAGATTGGTGAGAACTGTTAATGTGTgataattggaaaaaaatattgaaaccCCAGGGTTTTACTTTAGCTTTCCCAATCTGAAAAGCTGCCAGCAGGTGCTCGCTGTAGAGTTTCTAGAGAAGTAGATCTTACTAATTCAAGGTGGAGCAAAAGCTAGAAGATAGCAGTGTAAAAAAACAGAGGATGAAAGTAGTGATGTATATTAGTTTTACTAAGAGTTAAGAAATACATTTGAAGTCAGTAGCTCTGtaaaagttcattttaaaagggaaaaggagggggtgGTTAGAATCTCATACATGTTATAGTTCTGTGGATGGCAAAGTTGATAATATTTATACTTGTTCCATCAGGTATTTCCAGAGGGGATGTTTTTGGGATGGCACTACCTTTGTGAGTTAACACAAAGTTCATGAGTTTGGAGACCTGCTTTAGGAAATTTAATTGTGAGGTGTACTTCATAGTCTGCTTGTTCTTACTGTGAAAGAATGGTTACCTGAGATTCAAAACTCAGGCCCTAATAGCTTGTCTTAACTGGATTCTAGAATGTGCCTTTGTAACTCCGGGAATAAAGTAGTTCGCTTGTGACGTGCTCGTGCATTCTAGAATGACAGTAAAACACTTCAAAGCGCAGTAGAAATACTAAgataggaaaagcagaaaactgaacAGGTTTGGTGGGACAACGGTGAAGTAAAAATTCTGCTCACTTTGAAAGGGAAAGATGTTTGGGTTCATAAGAGTGCTCTCATTGTTAAAGAGGTGTTGGTTTTCTTAGGTGACTTGAAAGTGAAGACAACTGAGATATTGGGGGGTGAGGAGGCAGGAACTAGTGTGCATATGTTGGCCTTCAGAGGAAGTTATGGTAGATGTCTACATATAGTTGAAATGCAAATAGAATCTGTGGTTCTAAGTGGTCTACATATCTAGTTAAATTGGTGCTGTAAAGTTTTCAAGatgaaaaccctttttttccccattaagGTTAATTATTCTCTTAAAGTAAATTCTAATTCAAGTGAACCTTGCAGAAGACACTGAAAATTCCGCATGTCAAATAGTAAATGATTAACAGACAAGTGATATGTTAAATAGAAGATTAGTGACGGAAAGTAACCTGGCTTCATACTTGGTTTCTGATGTTAGTTTCTGTCTCCctatctggttttttttatgaTGGGATGAGGGAAATACTTAGAGACTTCTTAGTTTGAAAGAGTCAGAAGTTGTGCCTTAAACTTAGTAAATGCAGTAACTaagtagaaataaaatgcagataTAACATACTCTAATTTGGTTGATCTTTAAAGGATCTTGGTTGTAGATAGTTTCTGGGAAGGCAAATAATTCAGCTTTTTGATTGAGCtcaactgtttcttttttatatgaaaaaataaacccaaagcatttcaaatagaaaataaatggcTTGACTGTAAGTAACCAGACAAACTGCTTTGTAGGCTAtttcaaactatttttctaAGTCCTATAGTACTAGTTtctgaaaactgttttgtttcagtGCTGTACACTGCAAAAATTGTTTTGTACCTGTTCTGTACTCTGAACTCCTTCGGTTGCATTTGAGCTTATTGTaaccaaaatatatttgtttcaaAGAGTTTTCCTGAAGCTCACTCCTTAGCTAATTATATTTTAGGttgatgaaaaattattttatttaacagtttaACTAATCCAACTTATGTAGCTCTTCAGTTTTGGCCATTTCTGGACAACAAAATATGTTCCTGTGGGGATCTGTAAAGCTATATTTGATTGTGCTTATAGCATCTTACAAGCcaggaatataattttttcccccctttttacAACAATTTTTTGTTGTAAGCCACATCTATCTGTAAAGGAAATATAATGTTGAATGTTATAGAAACTGACTTTGGTTGGTAGGGCTGTATTGAATAAACATGGAAATACTAATCAAGAGCACAAGCCTAATTCCTAcgttatttttaaagaaaaggtcTTGTATCTAAAGTTATTCTTTACAATTTATGTGAGTTTTACAGTATGCATGCTTTTGTGCCGTGTAAGTGCATCTGGTATActatgtaatttattttttaatgttatttcagTCTGCATCTTCTTCCTCTCATTTTACATCTGGGCGTTACGGTGAGTCTGAGAGAACTCAGGGAGCATATTCAAGACTGCATAGCCAGCAGCAAGATAGCGATTCAAAGAGACCTAAGCTATCTTGTACAtctacctcttctgtgagaagtAATGGCTTGACTGCCTTTTCAGGTGAGAGGTTGATTACTTGAGCTGAATTACATCATAATTGTCTGAGTAGTAAGATCAGGTTTTACCAAGTTTTAAAAGACTCGCTTCAAATATTATGCTTATATCTTTCCTAAATAATAAAGATTTATGCCTGTCTGAAGAGTGTGTTCACAATGATAGCAGTATCCAAAGTTCTGAGTATGCTGTTAACATGGTCTTTTGAAAATCCAATTGTACTTGTTTGTTTCAGAATTACTACCTGTACCTATTCCATTTGTGGTCAAGCTGAACTTGATGGCTCAAACACACCTTAATTGGTTAAGATTTCAAGAAAAGAATGAGTGCAGCTGCTCTTATTTCATGAGTCAAATTGTGTTGATACATCAGTGTGTACCAGGGACAGCAGAAAGGAAATCTTTACCATACTTAGCAATATGTTCAAGCACAGTGTCATGGCTGGTTAGAGCCCTGTTGTTAGGGGTCAGGGAAGAAAGCACTCCTTTTTTAGCAGGGCCTGAACTCATTCTTTAGGTCCCATTGTAAAGAAATACTCTGCACTAAGAGCTCTTTCATGAAAACCTGAGATTTTCGTTAAAGCTGCGAGTAAGTTCATGGAAGTTGGATAGACAGAATTTATGCAATGCGCCAACAAAAGTCTAAAACTCAGGAAGTAACGGTCAAAACCTTACACTGAAAATTTTTCTAAACTGTTTTGATACAGATCATTGGATTAATTTAGATTACCCTTACGAGTATGGattaatggggttttttatatcCCCTTATGGAATTGCACAGCCgtccaaataaaaataagttcTTGCTCAAACCTCAGTATTATTGATACTTTCTTACTCCATTAATAAAACGACAACCATTAACATTTCTCACTATGGTGTAGGACTGTTTATCTTTCCATTTCTACTCTGGTTGGTCGTCACACTGCCGACCAATGAGTGCTTAAATTTGGTTTGGTAAGTTAGCAAATAATATAAAGGTGAATTTTCCAGGGCTGTTGAAGAAGATTCTTTTGGAACAAGAGTTTTGTCCACAGCTGATGTGTGTACAGTTTGCTATGCAGCTGTTAGAGCTGTTAACAAAAAACAAGATCTCTTTTTTACACTGAAGCATTTTGCTCTGTAATATGAACAAACAGTATTAGTCATTGTTCTTAAAGTTGTGTCTAAACTGCATTTAAGCTTCATCATCTGTTTTTATGAGAAATGAAACTTCATGTTAAGTCGTGTCAAGTGGAATGGCAGCATTTGCTAAGTCTCAAGCTGCTGTTTTGCTATAATGtgaaacctttttaaaaactagCTACCATTAGGAAGCAAGATGCTacctctcttcctcttctgtccTGTAAGAGTGTCTGACTCTTCCCAAAAGTATTACTACTTTTTGTTAGATTCAGCTTTCAGAACTAACTTGCTGCAAGATGAAGTAAGTGCCAGCATCAGCAGAGTGCCCTTAGCTTTATGTTGGCAGCTGGGTCCTTGGTCAGCTTAGTGGTAATGTTAAACTTGCCCTTGATAGGAATAACAAAAATGCCTGTGTAAGTGCCAGCTTTAATGGATTTTTAGATGATTACTAAAACGGGGGATTTATTTACTTTTGCTTTCCAGATTCCTCATGGAGATGCAGTAGGATTCCTAGATCTTCATCAGTAATGCTTGGCTCCCTTGGAACTGATCTGGTGAGAGAGCGAACACAGTTAGAAAGAACAGATCTATCTGTTAATAACCTGGTGGATCCCAGCTACAGAAACAGTGACTTTTCACCTTCAACATGTACGTTTTGTGTAACCAAAAGCTCGTAAACCTACAGTTTGTATGGCTTTTCATATCTTAACATGTtcgtagaatcacagaatgatttggtttggaagggaccttttgttccaccccctgccatgggcagggacaccttccactatctcaggttgttccaagccccatccaacctggccttgaacacttccagggatgggatgtccgaaacttctctgggcatgttcttttaatattttattcaaaacacgaaatatattttaaagtatccttttaaataaagttgGTTGGCCGCTTTCCGTGCGTTGAACAAACCATCAAAGGATATGTGAATGGTCTAGCTTGTAGATGCATTCAGTCATGTGAAAGTGGTGTCGGTGGTCGCCACTGTAACTCCGTGATTAGTCTGTAAAGCCCTTTTCTTGTTTATATTAAAATCTCTTGGGGTTTAGgtatgggaaaagaaataacGTTGATTTGGCCCAGGAAAGTTTTTTCTTAAAGGTGCATATTATCTCTTTTTATTTGGGTTCTCAAATGGTTATTAGGGAAAACTGCTAGaccactgaaaataaaaatggataaACACACACTTTACATGAGGTGAGAGTAGAGTGTCATAGCAACTGCTAGGACTAGTAAGGACTTCTGCATTGtaattttcactttctgttCAGAGTGCTGTGGCCTTCTAGAGCTGTCTCAGGGGAAGCTCATCATTAGTCTTGATCTGCAAACTTTTGCAGATGCATTGGTGGTATTCTGTAatgcagaagttaaaaaaagtACCACGTTAATAAGTATAGAAGATGagcagaaaagataaaatcaaCTTTGAGAATTTGTCCTGTAGTCTTACCTCGACAGGAGGGTGTATTTTAATGTCATCATACTCTTAACACTTTTTAATAAGTGGACAGTTTGACTACTCTGCCTGGTAGAGCCTAGTGGGAGAAGTGGATTGGTGAGCAACCTTGCTTTGTACTGTCCATGCTGCATTTCTAGCAGTAGTGCTGTTACTATGTGCTATAAAAAGAACTCCCAACTGTGTTCCCTGATGTGTTATCAAAAGCATATGATAGATGCTTGGCATCTGTGCAGATGTTTTGTTAGCTGGAATCTGCCAGATAAATAGCGCTTATCTTCAGCGGTAAATGGTGATTGCAACGCAGAACCCATTAAAGGAAAGTCACCAAAACTACAAAGATGAAAGTTTTTAATTCCAGAATACATAGAGAGCTTCTGTTTCCTACCTTCATCTATCCTTGCttgttcttccttcccccttttcccacccacAACCCCTCAGTGCAGCCATTTGAGGAAGGAGACTAGCCACCTCAGCCGCTTCATGTGAGCTACAGTTCATATACAGTGGAATTCTCAGTGTGTTGAGATACTCAGGCAGCATTTACAGAAGATACACTTTTAAGAATGATAGAGTGGATTGGGTTGGTAGAGACCTTTAAAGTCctctagtccaacccccctgcaataagcagggacatcttcagctAGGACAGGTTGCTTAGAGCCCTGTTgaacctgaccttgaatgttttcTGATGTGTTTGAGCACATCTTGTCATggtattttcctctgcttttctgcaaCAGATCTTCGAGACAGGCCTGCCTCTTCATATGCAGAGGGAGCAAGACCAAAAGAGAACTCATTAAGCACTTTGAGGCTGAATGCACCCATGAACCACCAGTTGCCTTCTGATCATCAGCCATCTTTTTTCAGCAGAGACTCTAACATGAGCTCTTCAAGATCCAGCTATTCTTCAAGACAAAGGAGAAATGAATTGGAATCTCCCCAGAAGAGTGTACAGCCAGCATTTTCTCTTACTGCCATTAGAGATGAAACCCCTTCCTCCAGTGGTTCCGACAGGGTTTTATCTTCTCAGAGGTCATTGAATGAGTCTGCAGCTGATAGTGAAGGGAGGCGCACGACCAGACAGCTGCTGTCTCGTTTAGCATCTAGTATGTCATCTACATTTTTCTCTCGAAGGTCTAGCCAAGACCCATTGCATACGAGATCATTAGGCTCTGAAGAGTCAACGGTGGTCCCAAGAGTTCAAGCTACTACTCTGTCAAGTAGTAATGGAGCTGCAACTCCGGAAGTTACAGGGCTTCAGTCATCCGAAGCTTCTCAGGGGTTTAGCTTTCTTGGACGAAGATGGGGTTTATCAGGAGTTTCACAGAATCGCAGCTCTGATTCTGATGGGGAAAGTTACAGACCAGACACTGAAAGTAGGAGCACAGGATCGTGGCTGTCGTCCTCTTTGAGGAACAGATGTACACCTCTCTtttccagaagaagaagagaaggaagagatgaATCTGCAAGGATCTCTACCTCTGATACAACTGCTAGATCACAGCATGTCTTTAGAAGGAGAGAGTCAGGTGAGGAGACTTCTCTCGAAGCATCAGATAGCCCTCCTCGGGCTTCTGTCAGTGGACCACCCACACCTGCAGTATCTGTTATTTCTACAGCTACTGCCTCCCCACCAGATTCAGCCCGCAGTGGAAGAAGTTCGGGAATTCTGCCTGGTTCTCTCTTTCGCTTTGCAGTGCCTCCAACATTAGGAAGCAGTCTGTCTGACAATCTTATGATAACTGTAGATATTATTCCCTCTGGCTGGAATCAGTCTGATGGACAAGAAAGTGGCAAGTCTAAAATACCACCTTCAAGAGATCCAGAAAGGCtccagaaaattaaagaaaggtAAGTTAGTATGTTCTTTGGTGATAGTGAAATGTACCTGTTTTAACATGAAAGGGCTTTCTGCAatcatgattttaaaagaaaaccctcCCTTAGAGGAGGCGGCAACTGAGTCCCCTGTCACCTGTGTTCTCACTTTTGTCTTTAAAGAAACTTGTTTTAATTCTCGTAGGTTTGAGAATAGTTTGATACGTGGAATTTTCATTATAAACAGTCCTGCATGAAATGTCATAGCATTTGTTGGTATTCCGTCCTATTCAGCCTGCTTTTAGAAGATTCTGAAGATGAAGAGGGTGACTTATGTAGAATCTGTCAGATGTCCTCTGCAAGTTCTGACAACCTTTTAATAGAGCCATGCAAATGCACTGGAAGTCTGCAGTATGTTCACCAGGAGTGCATGAAAAAATGGCTGAAGTCGAAGATAAATTCAGGTAAAGCAGACTCTAGACCAAGGTAGACTTCCCGTTATATAGGGATGCTCATCAGAAGAAGGATTGCACTGAGGTCTTTAAATACTGAGGTATTTAGTTGAAAAGCGAGCAGTGGGGACGAACAGTAGTATGGCACTTCCCAGGctttttgtgtgtctgtgcagcTTCTCATGTGAGTAGTTCCAAGAACTGTATTTCTTGTTCAGAGACCTACATTTTTTGGGATTGTCTACAAAGATATTAGACAAAGTATAACACTGTAGAAGTGTAGCTTTAGAATTACTCTCCCACTTCAGTGGCATTTGGGTGGCATTTTGTTCCCTATTCTTCCTTACGGAAGTGGTTGTGCTTTTTTTCAAGACTTTTATAGCTGAGCTAACTGTTAGCAGTGATAGGAACTTGAAAATCCAAACCTGATTTTGAATTGCAACTAGACTTaagtactttttttaaagatactCACTCCTGTTCATGGCACTTTAAAACTCCTTGTTCAAAAATTACTTCTAAGTGCATATATAATTCTTCAAGAAACGCTTCAGATAGTTACAAAACGGTCAATCAAGTtgttacaaaaatatttctacaggATGCACTATCTGCAGTATTCTTAAGACTTAAAAGTAGCTTGATAGAAGACATTAAATACTTTGTACCAAAGGAGGGTGCTAGTATCTGTTGACTTTTTTACTCAGCGCTAGAGGGTATGTATCAGAGTAGGGATGCATTAGAAGCCTCACCctttagaagaaattaatttgaagtaTTTAACTGTAGATAAAGACATAAGTCCACTATCAGCTTGCTATGTTCATCTTGTTTTAAAACTGGTACTTAAGACAAAATGTTACTTAACAATAACTTTGTTCTGGTATATTTAGTCTTACTTTTGTGTGTATTTGGATTACACAGTAAAATTCAGAAAGCCCAAGAAGCAATTTTATGCCAGACTTGCAGGAAGAGGCATATTATGTCCAGAGTGAATGGGAGGCAAAATAGGTGCAGCTGGACAGAGAATAAACATTCTACATTATTTAACTTAGGACAGTAGCAGATGTCGCTACATTCCTATTAGaggctttcttttcttctaacCTTGCTCTgcaaaataaagccaaaaattACGTAgagtttttaatgtttatatGGGTGTGTCGTATGTTACAGATTGTTGAAACTTGACACTGAGTTTTCCCCTTGCCTGCCTCCCCACCAGGTTCTTCTTTGGAAGCAGTGACAACTTGTGAATTGTGCAAGGAGAAGTTGCATCTTAATCTGGAAGGCTTTGACGTTCATGAACTCTATAGGGCACATGCAAATGAACAAGTTAGTATGTTTTACCTAATTTGGTAAGTAAGTGTTGGTTTAGTGCTGGGAGGGCAGCCTTCTTTAGAGAAGGCAGATGCATCTCCGTTTCGGAAGGACTGTTAGGCATATAAAGTAATGTTAATGCGGAACAGATTTTCCTCCTCAATATTCCGATTGTCTCTACCTTCCTGCTATGCTTCCTAGAGCTGAGCTTTCAGTAAGTGTAATACATCTCTTTTCTTAGTCGCACATCTGTCATCTGGCTTTGTAATCCAGTGTCTCCACCACATAGGTGCAGTGTGAATTCTGGCATGATTAGATTGAATTTCACATTAAGTCAGGAGTTGTCATAGCTTTTAGCTGGTTTTGAACACAGTTTAGCAGTTGTTTTAAACATGCAATTACAAACTTTTGTTTCATTAGAAACTAACCTCTAACTAGGTAGAAACTAACCTCTGTTCTAGCAGTTTGTAACTGCTCCTTCAAATAATTTCCCAAACTAAAAAGAATCAAAGGCCCATTGGTATTGCTCTTGTTCTTGAAAATACATTATCTTAGAACTAGTGGATTGGGTACTATTTAAAAATGAGTAAATAACACAAAGCTGTTGttttttattaactttattCAGGGGGTTTTTCCGTCTTACCTGGGTTGTATTCTGATGATGTACAAAGACTAATGATACTGGCCTACCTCAgatgtttaaagaaaataccGAGTGACATCAGTTTTTTGGGGCAAAACATCAgcctctaattttttttattatttaaactaATTTCTTACCTTAGTACTCTAATTCGTATCAATTGGGGCGGTCTCTGAAAAGTCTTTCTCGAGAGTGCCATCATCTTGTTTTAGTACTAGTGCTTATTGGTTGCTGTCACAGCACTTTATTTGAAATAAGAaccttgaaatttttttctaaagagttGACTAAATTATCTGTTCAGCAGtagcatttttaaagtttttcctTTATCTTAGCAGGTAAAGGaatttctcaaatatttatgaCATCATAACATTCTTAAAATAT
Proteins encoded in this region:
- the MARCHF7 gene encoding E3 ubiquitin-protein ligase MARCH7 isoform X2, translated to MESKPSRIPRRISVQASSSPLGSRSGNSLSGAYSTRESSWRLESGYQESSVLNSSSRDWRIGERDTRETPWKLTASSPTRYSGTLDHPHSGTFLGSRSRLSASSSSHFTSGRYGESERTQGAYSRLHSQQQDSDSKRPKLSCTSTSSVRSNGLTAFSDSSWRCSRIPRSSSVMLGSLGTDLVRERTQLERTDLSVNNLVDPSYRNSDFSPSTYLRDRPASSYAEGARPKENSLSTLRLNAPMNHQLPSDHQPSFFSRDSNMSSSRSSYSSRQRRNELESPQKSVQPAFSLTAIRDETPSSSGSDRVLSSQRSLNESAADSEGRRTTRQLLSRLASSMSSTFFSRRSSQDPLHTRSLGSEESTVVPRVQATTLSSSNGAATPEVTGLQSSEASQGFSFLGRRWGLSGVSQNRSSDSDGESYRPDTESRSTGSWLSSSLRNRCTPLFSRRRREGRDESARISTSDTTARSQHVFRRRESATASPPDSARSGRSSGILPGSLFRFAVPPTLGSSLSDNLMITVDIIPSGWNQSDGQESGKSKIPPSRDPERLQKIKESLLLEDSEDEEGDLCRICQMSSASSDNLLIEPCKCTGSLQYVHQECMKKWLKSKINSGSSLEAVTTCELCKEKLHLNLEGFDVHELYRAHANEQADYEFISSGLYLVVLLHLCEQRFSDMLGTANEASTRVRIFVKASDYTVLFQQLLKMILKTDAGRTFILQETNRIAAEMLNWQEHQHAFVLFLSLVKSALNITVVFEALLNSKSTAAQWSSVRT
- the MARCHF7 gene encoding E3 ubiquitin-protein ligase MARCH7 isoform X3 — encoded protein: MESKPSRIPRRISVQASSSPLGSRSGNSLSGAYSTRESSWRLESGYQESSVLNSSSRDWRIGERDTRETPWKLTASSPTRYSGTLDHPHSGTFLGSRSRLSASSSSHFTSGRYGESERTQGAYSRLHSQQQDSDSKRPKLSCTSTSSVRSNGLTAFSDSSWRCSRIPRSSSVMLGSLGTDLVRERTQLERTDLSVNNLVDPSYRNSDFSPSTYLRDRPASSYAEGARPKENSLSTLRLNAPMNHQLPSDHQPSFFSRDSNMSSSRSSYSSRQRRNELESPQKSVQPAFSLTAIRDETPSSSGSDRVLSSQRSLNESAADSEGRRTTRQLLSRLASSMSSTFFSRRSSQDPLHTRSLGSEESTVVPRVQATTLSSSNGAATPEVTGLQSSEASQGFSFLGRRWGLSGVSQNRSSDSDGESYRPDTESRSTGSWLSSSLRNRCTPLFSRRRREGRDESARISTSDTTARSQHVFRRRESATASPPDSARSGRSSGILPGSLFRFAVPPTLGSSLSDNLMITVDIIPSGWNQSDGQESGKSKIPPSRDPERLQKIKESLLLEDSEDEEGDLCRICQMSSASSDNLLIEPCKCTGSLQYVHQECMKKWLKSKINSGSSLEAVTTCELCKEKLHLNLEGFDVHELYRAHANEQADYEFISSGLYLVVLLHLCEQRFSDMLGTANEASTRVRLLKMILKTDAGRTFILQETNRIAAEMLNWQEHQHAFVLFLSLVKSALNITVVFEALLNSKSTAAQWSSVRT
- the MARCHF7 gene encoding E3 ubiquitin-protein ligase MARCH7 isoform X4 — protein: MESKPSRIPRRISVQASSSPLGSRSGNSLSGAYSTRESSWRLESGYQESSVLNSSSRDWRIGERDTRETPWKLTASSPTRYSGTLDHPHSGTFLGSRSRLSASSSSHFTSGRYGESERTQGAYSRLHSQQQDSDSKRPKLSCTSTSSVRSNGLTAFSDSSWRCSRIPRSSSVMLGSLGTDLVRERTQLERTDLSVNNLVDPSYRNSDFSPSTYLRDRPASSYAEGARPKENSLSTLRLNAPMNHQLPSDHQPSFFSRDSNMSSSRSSYSSRQRRNELESPQKSVQPAFSLTAIRDETPSSSGSDRVLSSQRSLNESAADSEGRRTTRQLLSRLASSMSSTFFSRRSSQDPLHTRSLGSEESTVVPRVQATTLSSSNGAATPEVTGLQSSEASQGFSFLGRRWGLSGVSQNRSSDSDGESYRPDTESRSTGSWLSSSLRNRCTPLFSRRRREGRDESARISTSDTTARSQHVFRRRESVPPTLGSSLSDNLMITVDIIPSGWNQSDGQESGKSKIPPSRDPERLQKIKESLLLEDSEDEEGDLCRICQMSSASSDNLLIEPCKCTGSLQYVHQECMKKWLKSKINSGSSLEAVTTCELCKEKLHLNLEGFDVHELYRAHANEQADYEFISSGLYLVVLLHLCEQRFSDMLGTANEASTRVRIFVKASDYTVLFQQLLKMILKTDAGRTFILQETNRIAAEMLNWQEHQHAFVLFLSLVKSALNITVVFEALLNSKSTAAQWSSVRT
- the MARCHF7 gene encoding E3 ubiquitin-protein ligase MARCH7 isoform X6 is translated as MESKPSRIPRRISVQASSSPLGSRSGNSLSGAYSTRESSWRLESGYQESSVLNSSSRDWRIGERDTRETPWKLTASSPTRYSGTLDHPHSGTFLGSRSRLSASSSSHFTSGRYGESERTQGAYSRLHSQQQDSDSKRPKLSCTSTSSVRSNGLTAFSDSSWRCSRIPRSSSVMLGSLGTDLVRERTQLERTDLSVNNLVDPSYRNSDFSPSTYLRDRPASSYAEGARPKENSLSTLRLNAPMNHQLPSDHQPSFFSRDSNMSSSRSSYSSRQRRNELESPQKSVQPAFSLTAIRDETPSSSGSDRVLSSQRSLNESAADSEGRRTTRQLLSRLASSMSSTFFSRRSSQDPLHTRSLGSEESTVVPRVQATTLSSSNGAATPEVTGLQSSEASQGFSFLGRRWGLSGVSQNRSSDSDGESYRPDTESRSTGSWLSSSLRNRCTPLFSRRRREGRDESARISTSDTTARSQHVFRRRESGEETSLEASDSPPRASVSGPPTPAVSVISTATASPPDSARSGRSSGILPGSLFRFAVPPTLGSSLSDNLMITVDIIPSGWNQSDGQESGKSKIPPSRDPERLQKIKESLLLEDSEDEEGDLCRICQMSSASSDNLLIEPCKCTGSLQYVHQECMKKWLKSKINSGSSLEAVTTCELCKEKLHLNLEGFDVHELYRAHANEQADYEFISSGLYLVVLLHLCEQRFSDMLGTANEASTRVRFINLARTLQAHMEDIENFCQGF